A stretch of the uncultured Trichococcus sp. genome encodes the following:
- the treR gene encoding trehalose operon repressor, producing MNKFFDIYMDLRKKIEHAEFETGSLLPSEKTLSDQYHVSRETIRKALALLLEGGYIQKKQGKGSIVLDIRRFNFPVSGLTSFKELQDSQQIPNETIVIKNKLEILPDFLAEDLKVDPGREVISLVRLRKIAGEVVIMDKDYLFHDIIEQIPSEAAENSIYAYLEDELGLNIAYAKKEFVVEPATREDHKLMNLKDDTHVVVVKSEVYLEDTRLFQYTESRHRLDRFRFVEFARRKHSL from the coding sequence ATGAATAAATTCTTTGATATCTACATGGATCTGAGAAAAAAAATTGAACACGCAGAATTCGAGACTGGCTCGCTGTTGCCCAGCGAAAAGACGCTTTCGGACCAGTACCATGTTTCGCGGGAAACAATCAGAAAGGCTTTGGCGCTGTTGCTGGAAGGTGGCTATATCCAGAAGAAGCAAGGCAAAGGTTCCATCGTCCTTGACATCAGACGCTTCAATTTCCCTGTTTCGGGACTGACCAGCTTCAAAGAGCTGCAAGATTCCCAACAAATCCCAAATGAAACGATCGTCATCAAAAATAAACTGGAGATCCTTCCGGACTTCCTTGCCGAAGATCTGAAGGTGGATCCCGGCCGCGAAGTGATTTCCCTTGTGCGGTTGCGCAAGATTGCCGGGGAAGTCGTCATCATGGATAAGGACTACCTCTTCCATGATATCATCGAACAAATCCCTTCAGAAGCCGCTGAAAATTCCATCTATGCCTACTTGGAGGATGAACTAGGGCTGAATATCGCCTATGCCAAAAAGGAATTCGTCGTGGAGCCCGCGACACGGGAAGATCACAAACTGATGAACCTGAAGGATGACACACACGTCGTAGTAGTCAAAAGTGAAGTCTATCTGGAGGATACCCGCCTGTTCCAATACACGGAGTCGCGCCATCGTTTGGACCGCTTCCGCTTCGTCGAATTCGCCCGCAGAAAACACAGCCTATAA
- the treP gene encoding PTS system trehalose-specific EIIBC component: MVDFNKDAKDLLEYIGGPDNISAVSHCATRMRFVLNDPAAANVKKIEDIPAVKGTFTQAGQFQVIIGNEVPQFYNEFAKVSGKEGVSKDEAKAAAKQNQNVVQRAMAVLAEIFTPLIPAIVVGGLILGFRNVLEGIQMESLGQLVVDGVAQFTDAGAPIYNRIVDISQFWAGVNEFLWLIGEAIFHFLPVGITWSITKKMGTTQILGIVLGITLVSPQLLNAYGVAGAEQIPFWDFGSFTINKIGYQAQVIPAMLAGFVLAYLEIWLRKWIPQYISMIVVPLLALVPTVIIAHTVLGPIGWTIGQWVSEVVYAGLTGDFRWLFGLFFGTLYSPLVITGLHHMSNAIDLQLIADFGGTNLWPMIALSNIAQGSAVLAIIFLHRGNEKEEQVSIPAAISCYLGVTEPAMFGINIKYIYPFVAAMIGSGIAGLVATTFNVMANSIGVGGIPGFLSIQTDSMAMFIVCMAIAIVVPFLLTIVFDKKQLFAPKGEVEDAPVIQTQK, encoded by the coding sequence ATGGTAGATTTCAACAAAGATGCAAAGGACTTGCTGGAATATATCGGTGGTCCCGATAATATTTCTGCCGTCAGTCACTGCGCCACCCGTATGCGTTTCGTCCTGAATGATCCGGCTGCCGCCAACGTCAAGAAGATCGAAGACATACCCGCAGTAAAAGGAACCTTCACCCAAGCAGGACAATTTCAGGTCATCATCGGCAATGAAGTGCCACAATTTTATAACGAGTTCGCGAAGGTCTCCGGCAAAGAGGGCGTCTCGAAGGATGAGGCGAAAGCGGCAGCCAAGCAGAATCAAAATGTTGTGCAGCGTGCCATGGCAGTGCTGGCGGAAATCTTTACGCCGCTGATTCCGGCCATCGTAGTAGGGGGGCTTATCCTCGGTTTCCGCAACGTGCTTGAAGGGATCCAAATGGAGTCACTGGGTCAACTTGTAGTGGATGGCGTGGCACAATTTACTGATGCTGGTGCTCCGATTTATAATCGAATCGTAGATATTAGCCAGTTCTGGGCAGGCGTCAATGAGTTTCTTTGGCTGATCGGTGAAGCGATTTTCCACTTCTTGCCAGTCGGCATCACTTGGAGCATCACGAAAAAGATGGGCACTACGCAAATTCTGGGTATCGTTCTAGGGATCACATTGGTATCACCGCAATTATTGAATGCTTATGGTGTCGCTGGCGCGGAACAGATTCCATTCTGGGATTTCGGTTCCTTCACAATCAATAAGATCGGCTATCAAGCGCAAGTCATTCCGGCCATGTTGGCTGGGTTTGTACTGGCCTACTTGGAGATTTGGCTGCGTAAATGGATTCCGCAGTACATTTCGATGATTGTGGTTCCGTTGCTGGCCTTGGTTCCTACTGTCATCATCGCGCATACGGTGCTGGGTCCTATCGGTTGGACGATCGGACAATGGGTTTCCGAAGTCGTCTATGCCGGATTGACAGGGGACTTCAGATGGCTGTTCGGTCTGTTCTTCGGTACGCTCTATTCGCCGCTCGTCATCACGGGGCTTCATCACATGTCCAATGCCATCGATCTGCAGCTGATCGCCGATTTCGGCGGCACAAACTTGTGGCCGATGATCGCACTTTCGAATATCGCACAAGGATCGGCAGTGCTGGCGATCATCTTCCTGCACAGAGGGAATGAAAAAGAGGAACAGGTTTCCATCCCTGCTGCCATCTCCTGCTACCTGGGCGTAACCGAGCCGGCCATGTTCGGGATCAACATCAAATACATCTATCCGTTCGTTGCAGCGATGATCGGATCCGGAATCGCCGGGTTGGTGGCTACGACCTTCAACGTCATGGCGAACAGCATCGGGGTCGGCGGGATTCCCGGTTTCTTGAGCATCCAGACCGATTCGATGGCGATGTTCATCGTATGTATGGCCATCGCGATTGTCGTGCCGTTCCTGTTGACGATTGTATTTGATAAAAAACAACTTTTCGCTCCTAAAGGCGAAGTTGAGGACGCACCGGTTATCCAAACTCAAAAATAA
- the purB gene encoding adenylosuccinate lyase: MITRYTRPEMAEVWSEYNRYKCWLEVEILADEAWAALGEIPAEDVAKIRANATFDIDRILEIEKETRHDVVAFTRAVSESLGEERKWVHYGLTSTDVVDTAYGYQLKQANDILRKDLQNMLEIIGNKAKEHKKTVCMGRTHGVHAEPTTFGLKLATMYSEMKRNIERFEHAAKGVEAGKISGAVGTFANIPPFVEEYVCEKLGTRPQEISTQVLPRDLHAEYMATIALIATSIERFATEIRGLQKSETREVEEFFAKGQKGSSAMPHKRNPIGSENMVGLARVIRGYMVTAYENVGLWHERDISHSSAERIILPDATTLLNYQLNRFANIIKNLTVFPENMLRNMNATFGLIYSQRVLLKLIDKGMSREEAYDLVQPKTALSWDNQTDFRPLVEADEAIMAKLTKEDIDDAFNYNYHLSHVDEVFERLGLGD, translated from the coding sequence ATGATTACACGTTATACACGCCCTGAGATGGCCGAAGTTTGGTCCGAATACAATCGTTACAAATGCTGGCTGGAGGTCGAAATCCTGGCTGATGAAGCTTGGGCTGCCTTAGGCGAAATCCCTGCAGAAGACGTGGCTAAAATCCGCGCGAATGCAACTTTTGACATCGACCGTATCCTTGAAATCGAAAAAGAGACCAGACATGACGTAGTGGCGTTCACACGCGCCGTTTCCGAATCGCTGGGAGAAGAAAGAAAATGGGTCCACTATGGCCTGACGAGTACCGATGTGGTCGATACTGCCTACGGTTACCAGTTGAAGCAAGCCAACGATATCCTGCGCAAGGATCTGCAGAACATGCTGGAAATCATCGGCAACAAGGCAAAAGAACACAAAAAGACTGTCTGCATGGGCCGCACGCACGGTGTACATGCGGAACCTACGACATTCGGGTTGAAACTGGCCACCATGTATTCGGAAATGAAACGCAACATCGAGCGTTTTGAACATGCAGCTAAAGGCGTTGAAGCCGGAAAAATCAGCGGTGCTGTCGGGACTTTCGCAAACATCCCGCCATTCGTGGAGGAGTACGTCTGCGAAAAATTGGGCACAAGACCGCAAGAAATTTCGACGCAGGTACTTCCGCGCGATCTGCATGCCGAGTATATGGCAACGATCGCTTTGATTGCGACAAGCATCGAGCGCTTCGCAACAGAAATCCGTGGACTGCAGAAATCGGAAACCCGCGAAGTGGAAGAATTCTTCGCGAAGGGCCAAAAAGGTTCTTCCGCTATGCCGCACAAACGCAATCCGATCGGTTCCGAAAATATGGTAGGTCTTGCCCGCGTCATCCGGGGCTACATGGTCACTGCTTACGAGAATGTAGGCTTATGGCATGAGCGCGATATTTCCCACTCTTCAGCGGAACGCATCATCCTTCCGGACGCGACGACATTGCTGAACTATCAGTTGAACCGTTTTGCGAACATCATCAAGAACTTGACCGTTTTCCCTGAAAATATGCTCCGCAACATGAATGCGACATTCGGATTGATCTATAGCCAACGCGTGCTGTTGAAATTGATCGATAAAGGCATGAGCCGTGAAGAAGCTTATGACTTGGTACAGCCGAAGACTGCCCTTTCATGGGATAATCAGACCGATTTCCGTCCATTGGTGGAAGCGGATGAAGCCATCATGGCAAA
- the treC gene encoding alpha,alpha-phosphotrehalase gives MKDFQKKVIYQLYPKSFKDSDGNGIGDIQGIISKVPYLAELGIDMIWMNPIFVSPQRDNGYDITDYYAIDPVFGTMADFEELIRKLKQHGIEIMFDMVFNHTSTTHEWFRKALAGDEEYQDYYIIRDPKADGSLPTNWSSKFGGEAWAPFGDTGKYYLHLFDVTQADLNWRNPTVREELQKVVNFWLEKGIKGFRFDVLNLIGKDVALVDSEGNNEKSLYTDRPIVHDYIHELNQTSFGTLEDIITVGEMSSTTVENGILYSNPDRNELSMIFSFHHLKVDYKDGEKWTDHPFDFLELKRILNEWQAGMSDGNGWNALFWNNHDQPRANSRFGDPKRYPFETASMLAQTIHLLRGTPYIYQGEEIGMTNPDYDDISVYRDIESHNAYRDLKLAGLTHQEAMRIIKQKSRDNSRTPMQWDSSPHAGFTTGEPWLQVASNYPEVNVEKELAEGKIFRYYQELIGIRKEHPVIADGSYEGILLDDPEVFAYIRENEEEKVLVLNHFYAGDYTISVPEDWANKASSVLAGNYGERQLTPTFTLKPYETIAFRMIK, from the coding sequence ATGAAAGACTTTCAAAAAAAAGTGATCTATCAGCTATATCCAAAATCATTCAAGGACTCTGACGGCAACGGCATCGGTGATATCCAAGGGATCATCAGCAAGGTGCCATATTTGGCGGAACTGGGCATCGATATGATCTGGATGAATCCGATTTTCGTATCCCCGCAAAGGGACAATGGATATGACATCACTGATTATTATGCCATCGATCCTGTTTTCGGAACGATGGCAGATTTTGAAGAACTGATCCGGAAGCTGAAGCAGCACGGCATCGAAATCATGTTCGACATGGTGTTCAACCATACGTCGACTACGCATGAATGGTTCCGGAAAGCGTTGGCCGGTGACGAAGAGTACCAGGACTATTACATCATCCGCGATCCGAAAGCAGACGGCAGCCTACCGACCAATTGGAGTTCGAAATTCGGCGGAGAGGCATGGGCGCCATTCGGGGACACCGGCAAGTACTATCTGCATCTGTTTGATGTCACGCAAGCGGATCTGAACTGGCGCAATCCGACAGTGCGCGAGGAACTGCAGAAAGTCGTCAATTTTTGGTTGGAAAAGGGCATCAAGGGCTTCCGTTTCGATGTATTGAACCTGATCGGCAAGGATGTCGCGTTGGTCGACAGTGAAGGAAACAACGAAAAGAGCCTCTACACGGATCGTCCGATCGTCCATGATTACATCCACGAGCTGAACCAGACATCTTTCGGCACGCTGGAGGACATCATCACGGTCGGCGAGATGTCTTCGACCACTGTCGAAAACGGAATCCTTTATTCGAATCCGGACCGGAACGAATTGTCGATGATCTTCAGCTTCCACCATCTGAAGGTCGACTACAAAGACGGTGAAAAATGGACGGATCATCCCTTCGATTTCCTTGAACTGAAGCGGATTCTGAATGAGTGGCAGGCAGGCATGTCGGACGGGAACGGATGGAACGCACTGTTCTGGAACAATCATGATCAGCCGCGCGCCAACAGCCGCTTCGGCGATCCGAAGCGTTATCCTTTCGAAACAGCCTCCATGCTGGCGCAAACGATCCATCTGCTGCGGGGCACGCCTTACATCTATCAGGGCGAGGAAATCGGCATGACGAATCCGGATTATGACGACATCAGCGTTTATCGCGATATCGAATCGCACAATGCCTACCGCGATCTGAAACTTGCCGGGTTGACGCATCAGGAGGCCATGCGCATCATCAAACAAAAATCCCGCGACAACAGTCGGACGCCGATGCAATGGGACAGCAGCCCGCATGCCGGCTTCACTACCGGCGAACCTTGGCTGCAGGTGGCGTCCAACTACCCGGAAGTGAACGTCGAGAAGGAGCTCGCGGAAGGCAAAATTTTCCGTTACTACCAGGAACTGATCGGCATCCGCAAAGAGCATCCGGTCATTGCGGATGGTTCCTACGAGGGCATCCTGTTGGACGATCCGGAAGTGTTTGCCTACATCCGGGAGAACGAGGAGGAAAAAGTGCTGGTCCTGAACCATTTCTATGCCGGCGATTATACAATCAGTGTACCGGAAGATTGGGCAAACAAGGCCAGCAGTGTGCTGGCCGGCAACTACGGGGAGAGACAGCTCACGCCGACCTTCACGCTGAAGCCGTACGAAACCATCGCTTTCAGGATGATCAAATAA
- the purK gene encoding 5-(carboxyamino)imidazole ribonucleotide synthase yields the protein MKTLYKILKPNDVIGIIGGGQLGRMLAQSAKRMGFTVGILDPGENCPAAQVADWHIQAAYADAVALRELAEKSDVVTFEFENIDAAALQEVETLSSIPQGSAILTITQDRIKEKEFLQSAGVSIAKFAVVENAEQLDAAIAKIGYPSVLKTTRFGYDGKGQVVLKTEADKAEAMKLAADSICVLEAWVPFTKELSVMIVRNQKGEATVFPVSENIHINNILHESIVPARVTAAVAEKANKAAHKIADALQLVGTLGIEMFLAADDAIFINELAPRPHNSGHYTIEAMNVSQFDAHIQAVAGLPMPTARQLSPAIMVNILGQHMEGTIALREEKADWSFHYYGKAESRTDRKMGHITILTDDQEATLTEIDNTRIWNGGTI from the coding sequence GTGAAGACCTTGTATAAAATACTGAAACCAAATGACGTCATCGGCATCATCGGCGGGGGACAATTAGGACGGATGCTGGCGCAGTCAGCAAAACGGATGGGGTTCACCGTCGGGATTTTGGATCCGGGCGAAAATTGCCCGGCAGCCCAAGTAGCGGATTGGCACATCCAGGCGGCATACGCTGATGCGGTGGCTTTGCGCGAATTGGCCGAAAAATCCGATGTTGTGACATTCGAATTTGAAAACATCGATGCGGCTGCCCTGCAGGAAGTGGAAACACTGTCCAGCATTCCGCAAGGCAGCGCAATTTTGACGATCACGCAGGACCGCATCAAGGAGAAGGAATTCCTTCAATCCGCCGGGGTATCGATCGCAAAATTCGCGGTAGTTGAAAATGCGGAACAACTGGATGCAGCCATCGCTAAAATCGGCTATCCGAGTGTTTTAAAAACGACCCGTTTCGGGTATGATGGTAAGGGACAGGTTGTCCTGAAAACGGAAGCGGACAAAGCGGAAGCCATGAAGCTGGCAGCGGACAGCATCTGCGTTTTGGAGGCCTGGGTTCCGTTCACCAAAGAGCTTTCGGTCATGATCGTACGCAACCAAAAAGGCGAAGCTACGGTATTCCCGGTTTCCGAAAATATCCACATCAATAATATTCTGCACGAATCGATCGTGCCGGCCCGCGTCACAGCTGCGGTAGCCGAAAAGGCAAACAAAGCGGCCCACAAGATCGCCGATGCGCTGCAGTTGGTGGGGACGCTGGGTATCGAAATGTTCCTGGCTGCGGATGACGCGATCTTCATCAACGAGTTGGCGCCGCGTCCGCATAATTCGGGCCATTACACAATCGAAGCAATGAACGTTTCCCAATTTGATGCCCACATCCAAGCTGTCGCCGGATTGCCGATGCCGACAGCGCGGCAATTGTCGCCTGCCATCATGGTCAACATCCTGGGACAGCATATGGAAGGCACAATCGCGTTGCGGGAAGAAAAAGCGGATTGGTCTTTCCATTACTACGGCAAAGCGGAATCGCGCACAGACAGAAAAATGGGACATATCACCATTTTGACGGATGATCAAGAGGCAACCTTAACAGAAATAGACAACACCCGAATCTGGAACGGAGGAACAATTTAA
- a CDS encoding GerMN domain-containing protein, whose protein sequence is MRKKVSNLMVVALLVPLLASCSLFGGSDSSSDSSAASSVSTSESSSTDSGSASSSSSEPADAATIEAYYPFSASVFTKYLGEGNEYASFTVYPQYIEGNRMQITSNNGGTQIVTVLELADGELREVFTRPETYFRENMLEKTASGDAANQLDILLKEPLEVGNSWVNASGVPSEITNLTAQIETPMGNFEALEVTTTYEASTTKDYYVKDIGLVKRVTDLGDDMVVSSSLEARNEDVPETQQLRVFYPDSELMGLDASSIALSYASNDVTRTILAEALKNVPDAPGGSLIGPNVSINSLSLSDDGRVYVDFSQEFVSEMNAGTSAETLILQGIVNTIGQYYGVQEVYLTVAGNPYESGHILMAEGAYFTVDYTNVNE, encoded by the coding sequence ATGAGAAAGAAAGTTTCGAACCTGATGGTAGTAGCGTTATTGGTGCCCCTATTAGCTTCTTGCAGTCTCTTTGGAGGATCCGATTCCTCATCCGATTCTTCGGCTGCCAGCAGTGTGTCCACTTCCGAATCCAGTTCGACAGACAGCGGATCGGCATCCTCATCCTCTTCTGAACCTGCAGACGCAGCGACAATCGAGGCTTATTATCCGTTCAGCGCATCCGTCTTCACAAAATATTTGGGTGAAGGGAACGAGTACGCTTCCTTCACGGTCTATCCGCAGTATATCGAAGGCAACCGTATGCAGATCACTTCCAACAATGGCGGCACGCAGATTGTGACGGTATTGGAATTGGCTGACGGGGAACTCAGAGAAGTATTCACGCGTCCGGAAACCTACTTCAGGGAAAATATGCTTGAAAAAACAGCAAGCGGCGATGCGGCAAACCAGTTGGATATTCTGTTGAAGGAGCCACTGGAAGTCGGGAACAGTTGGGTGAATGCGAGCGGAGTCCCTTCCGAAATCACCAATCTGACGGCACAGATCGAAACGCCGATGGGCAATTTCGAAGCGCTTGAAGTGACGACGACTTATGAAGCTTCGACTACCAAGGATTACTATGTGAAAGATATTGGTTTGGTGAAACGGGTGACGGATCTTGGGGATGACATGGTTGTCTCTTCCAGTCTGGAAGCCCGCAACGAGGACGTTCCGGAGACACAACAGTTGCGCGTTTTTTATCCGGACAGCGAGCTGATGGGATTGGATGCATCAAGCATTGCCTTATCCTATGCGTCCAACGATGTTACCCGCACCATTCTGGCGGAGGCGCTGAAGAACGTTCCGGATGCCCCGGGGGGAAGCCTGATCGGACCGAACGTCTCCATCAACAGCTTGTCCTTGAGTGACGATGGGCGTGTCTATGTGGATTTCTCGCAGGAATTCGTTTCTGAGATGAATGCCGGCACATCGGCGGAAACGCTGATTTTGCAGGGTATCGTCAACACAATCGGGCAATATTACGGCGTGCAGGAAGTTTACCTGACCGTGGCCGGAAATCCATATGAATCAGGCCATATCCTGATGGCTGAGGGTGCCTATTTTACAGTTGATTATACGAATGTCAATGAGTGA
- the purE gene encoding 5-(carboxyamino)imidazole ribonucleotide mutase translates to MNTVVSVVMGSTSDWETMKEACLILDEFGIVYEKKVVSAHRTPDLMFTFAEQARAAGTKVIIAGAGGAAHLPGMIAAKTTLPVIGVPVQSRALSGMDSLLSIVQMPGGVPVATVAIGKAGAINAGLLAVQILSIENQDLADRLEKRREDLKQKVLESSEDLV, encoded by the coding sequence ATGAATACGGTTGTTTCTGTCGTAATGGGTAGTACCTCTGACTGGGAAACTATGAAAGAAGCTTGCTTGATACTGGATGAATTCGGTATCGTTTATGAAAAGAAAGTCGTTTCGGCTCACCGGACGCCGGATCTGATGTTCACTTTTGCTGAACAAGCACGGGCTGCGGGAACGAAAGTCATCATTGCCGGCGCAGGCGGCGCAGCGCACCTTCCGGGTATGATCGCTGCGAAAACGACGCTTCCGGTCATCGGTGTTCCTGTGCAATCGCGCGCTTTGAGCGGAATGGATTCTTTGTTGTCCATCGTCCAGATGCCCGGCGGTGTTCCGGTTGCGACGGTAGCCATCGGCAAAGCAGGGGCGATCAATGCCGGGCTGCTGGCCGTACAGATCCTTTCGATCGAAAATCAGGATTTGGCCGACCGATTGGAAAAAAGACGGGAAGATTTAAAACAAAAAGTTTTGGAAAGCAGTGAAGACCTTGTATAA
- a CDS encoding DUF438 domain-containing protein: MKEISLNDTVYHLVKQYPEIREVIISLGFEPLRSDKMLNTAGRIMTIGKAFKRNDVPEDTFVEILAKNGFSVKEWVPSPATIAPSEAAEPAAPSGGTARMGSAEFQERQDILQSLILRLHRGEDWDAVQTDFKKHFTGVSAYEISVMEQGLMGKGIEAEDIQRLCNVHASLFGGSIEAVYTASAEQQHAGHPIQVMKLENLAIENTLEKISKLLTVYLETKEPEIKKGIQNQLNLLGEFDKHYVRKEYAIFPIMENKGITAPPKVMWGVDDEIRSMFKEFRTLLQNEDFAAIPKAFSDLKYEMTEMITKEEDILLPMITDIFNEDHWLQIAQESEEIGYCIIKPEAKWVPERSLPENVSHETLTTEANPYINFQTGHLTPHQLEKMLNNIPLELTFVDADNIVRYYNDNGEEKFFKRTSSAIGRDVLNCHPPKSLPIVTKLLADLKSGAKESESMWFRAMGKFILVTYRAVRDDDGSYMGTLEYVQDIQPIIDLDGEKRTLS, encoded by the coding sequence ATGAAGGAAATCAGTTTGAACGATACGGTTTACCATCTGGTGAAGCAATACCCTGAAATCAGGGAAGTCATCATCAGTCTGGGCTTTGAACCATTGCGCAGCGACAAAATGCTGAACACCGCCGGCCGGATCATGACAATCGGCAAAGCTTTCAAACGCAACGACGTGCCGGAGGATACATTCGTCGAAATACTGGCGAAAAACGGGTTCAGCGTGAAGGAATGGGTGCCGTCACCGGCAACGATTGCCCCAAGCGAAGCGGCAGAGCCCGCCGCGCCAAGCGGTGGAACTGCCCGCATGGGCTCAGCGGAATTCCAGGAGCGCCAGGACATTCTGCAGAGCCTTATCCTACGCTTGCACAGGGGAGAGGACTGGGATGCGGTGCAAACCGACTTCAAGAAACATTTCACAGGCGTCAGCGCCTATGAGATTTCCGTCATGGAGCAAGGCCTGATGGGGAAAGGCATAGAAGCCGAAGACATCCAGCGCCTCTGCAACGTACACGCCTCGCTCTTCGGCGGATCCATCGAAGCGGTCTATACCGCTTCAGCGGAACAGCAGCACGCCGGCCATCCGATCCAAGTTATGAAACTCGAAAATCTAGCCATCGAAAATACGCTGGAAAAAATCAGCAAATTACTGACTGTCTACCTTGAAACAAAAGAGCCGGAAATCAAAAAAGGTATCCAAAACCAATTGAATTTGCTCGGCGAATTCGATAAACATTATGTCCGCAAAGAATACGCCATCTTCCCGATCATGGAGAACAAAGGCATCACGGCCCCGCCGAAAGTCATGTGGGGCGTCGATGACGAAATCCGCAGCATGTTCAAGGAATTCCGGACACTGCTCCAAAACGAGGACTTCGCCGCGATCCCGAAAGCTTTCTCCGACCTGAAATATGAAATGACGGAAATGATCACAAAAGAAGAAGACATCCTCTTGCCGATGATCACCGACATCTTCAACGAGGACCATTGGCTGCAAATCGCCCAGGAATCCGAGGAAATCGGCTACTGCATCATCAAACCGGAAGCAAAATGGGTACCGGAACGGTCCCTTCCAGAAAATGTTTCACATGAAACACTGACGACTGAAGCAAATCCATACATAAATTTCCAAACCGGACATCTGACGCCGCACCAGTTGGAAAAGATGCTGAACAACATCCCTTTGGAATTGACTTTCGTCGATGCCGACAACATCGTGCGCTACTACAATGACAACGGAGAAGAAAAGTTCTTCAAGCGAACCAGCAGCGCAATCGGCCGCGATGTGCTGAACTGCCACCCGCCGAAGAGCCTACCGATCGTCACGAAACTGCTCGCCGATCTGAAATCAGGCGCGAAAGAAAGCGAATCGATGTGGTTCCGCGCGATGGGCAAGTTCATCCTGGTCACCTACCGCGCCGTCAGGGATGACGACGGTAGCTACATGGGAACCCTTGAATATGTGCAGGACATCCAACCGATCATCGATCTTGACGGTGAAAAGCGGACACTGTCCTAA
- a CDS encoding oxidoreductase, protein MEAFKALWAENIDAKVETTVRPFKKEDLPDGEVLIEVHYSSVNYKDGLAGTNPKSGVIRNYPMILGIDLSGVVVESLDPALQAGDKVIVTGYGLGVTHFGGFSEYARVPAAWVVPLPEGLSLKEAMIIGTAGYTAAESVDALEQQGIRPQTGNVLVTGASGGVGGMAIAMLKRLGYTVDAVSRKKADCVDYLEKLGAEVVLHPNEVALEKKRPLAQQRWSAIVDPVGGPMLPELLAQLHYGGCLALSGNAGGIAFEATVLPFILRGVKLVGIDSVSHPYAERIKLWGRMASDLKPENLDLLVEQEITLEDLPVAFEKIMDGKMHGRTLVKVKQGI, encoded by the coding sequence ATGGAAGCGTTCAAGGCTTTATGGGCGGAAAATATAGATGCGAAAGTGGAGACGACGGTCAGACCATTCAAAAAAGAGGACTTGCCTGATGGGGAAGTGCTGATCGAAGTGCACTATTCGAGCGTCAACTACAAGGACGGACTGGCCGGAACCAATCCGAAAAGCGGGGTCATCCGCAATTATCCGATGATTTTGGGGATTGATCTGAGCGGCGTGGTTGTGGAATCGCTCGATCCTGCTCTTCAGGCGGGGGATAAGGTGATCGTGACTGGCTATGGTCTAGGGGTGACTCATTTCGGCGGATTCAGCGAATATGCCCGGGTCCCTGCAGCTTGGGTCGTGCCGTTGCCGGAAGGGTTGAGCCTGAAGGAAGCGATGATCATCGGAACGGCCGGGTATACAGCGGCGGAATCAGTGGATGCCTTGGAGCAACAAGGCATCCGGCCGCAAACGGGGAATGTATTGGTGACTGGCGCCTCCGGCGGTGTCGGAGGCATGGCAATCGCTATGCTGAAGCGTCTAGGGTATACGGTAGACGCTGTGTCCCGCAAGAAAGCGGACTGCGTGGATTACCTGGAGAAACTGGGTGCTGAAGTGGTTCTCCATCCCAATGAAGTGGCTCTGGAAAAGAAGCGGCCATTGGCGCAGCAGCGTTGGTCGGCGATCGTCGATCCGGTCGGCGGTCCGATGCTGCCGGAATTGTTGGCGCAGCTGCATTACGGTGGTTGTCTGGCTTTGAGCGGGAATGCCGGTGGAATCGCATTCGAGGCGACCGTGCTGCCGTTCATCCTGAGAGGCGTCAAACTTGTTGGAATCGATTCGGTGAGCCATCCGTACGCCGAACGCATCAAGCTTTGGGGGCGCATGGCAAGCGATCTAAAGCCGGAAAATTTGGATCTGTTGGTGGAACAGGAAATCACGCTGGAGGATTTACCGGTGGCTTTCGAGAAGATCATGGATGGAAAGATGCACGGGCGTACGTTGGTGAAAGTGAAACAAGGGATATGA